A stretch of the Flavobacterium sp. 5 genome encodes the following:
- a CDS encoding VOC family protein, whose amino-acid sequence MIKGLYETHLYVENLEISIDFYKNILGLDFCYSEKERRVAFFWIGKTKEAMLGIWEKPKEQIDKRHFAFKCETDFILNESFEFLKSHNLKPRNFLSNGKEEPMVFAWVPAISIYFEDPDGHSLEFISVLEGESKPENGIITYEKWLELENK is encoded by the coding sequence ATGATAAAAGGACTTTATGAAACTCATTTGTACGTTGAAAATTTAGAAATCTCAATTGACTTCTATAAAAACATTCTTGGCCTTGATTTTTGTTATTCAGAAAAAGAAAGAAGAGTTGCTTTTTTTTGGATTGGGAAAACTAAAGAGGCTATGTTAGGAATTTGGGAAAAACCAAAAGAACAAATTGACAAACGTCATTTTGCGTTTAAATGTGAAACTGATTTTATACTTAATGAATCTTTTGAATTCTTAAAATCACATAACTTAAAACCAAGAAATTTTTTAAGTAATGGAAAAGAAGAACCAATGGTTTTTGCTTGGGTTCCAGCAATTTCAATTTATTTTGAAGATCCAGATGGACATTCTTTAGAATTTATATCAGTTTTGGAAGGAGAATCAAAACCAGAAAATGGAATAATAACTTATGAGAAATGGCTGGAACTTGAAAATAAATAA
- a CDS encoding AI-2E family transporter, which yields MKDSSEIKSKQIFETILQLGIVFLILGFCFKLLLPFMMPILWAIILAIVLYPMFNFLQKKLKGRKSLASTIITLTILALIILPTVAFFNSVTSTVVDLKTGVENGTIKVATPGQNIKDWPLIGDKAYNFLYALSTDMEKGLLEYKAQILEVSKTVLSKAASSIASLLSIILSVIIAGVLMVSTSAQDLATNFIKRISGESGDEFLNISISTVYQVVKGILGVAIIQTLIQAVGLFGCGVPFAGVLTVLCLMLSIIQVGPIIINLGVIAYLFSLDNTTAALLWTVFFAVSGLSDNVLKPLLLGKGAMVPMLVIFLGVIGGFMMSGFIGLFVGPIVFSIGYKLFVAWMDDKPGNTVVQNDLKE from the coding sequence ATGAAAGATTCGTCCGAAATTAAAAGTAAACAGATTTTTGAAACCATTCTACAGTTAGGTATTGTCTTCCTTATTTTAGGATTTTGTTTCAAACTCTTACTACCTTTTATGATGCCAATTCTTTGGGCAATTATATTAGCTATTGTATTGTATCCGATGTTCAATTTTTTACAAAAAAAATTAAAAGGGCGCAAAAGTCTGGCATCAACCATTATTACACTCACCATTTTAGCACTAATTATTTTGCCTACAGTAGCCTTTTTTAATTCGGTTACTTCTACTGTGGTAGATTTAAAAACAGGAGTTGAAAACGGAACCATCAAAGTTGCAACCCCAGGTCAAAACATCAAAGATTGGCCTTTAATAGGGGATAAGGCATACAATTTTCTATATGCATTATCTACCGATATGGAGAAAGGATTATTGGAGTACAAAGCACAAATCCTAGAAGTTTCCAAAACTGTATTGTCCAAAGCAGCGAGTTCAATAGCCTCTTTATTGTCGATTATCCTTTCTGTTATCATTGCGGGAGTATTGATGGTTTCGACAAGTGCACAAGACTTGGCAACCAATTTTATCAAGCGAATATCGGGCGAATCGGGTGATGAATTTTTAAATATATCAATATCGACAGTCTATCAAGTTGTAAAAGGAATATTAGGTGTAGCCATAATTCAAACCCTAATACAAGCCGTTGGACTCTTTGGATGCGGCGTTCCTTTTGCAGGTGTACTTACGGTATTGTGTCTAATGTTATCCATAATTCAAGTTGGACCAATTATTATCAACCTTGGAGTAATAGCTTATCTTTTTTCATTAGACAATACCACTGCAGCTTTGCTTTGGACAGTGTTTTTCGCCGTGAGCGGACTTTCAGATAACGTTTTAAAACCATTATTATTAGGAAAAGGAGCAATGGTACCTATGCTTGTTATTTTTCTTGGAGTAATTGGCGGATTTATGATGTCAGGATTCATCGGTTTGTTTGTAGGGCCAATCGTGTTTTCAATAGGCTATAAATTATTTGTTGCCTGGATGGACGACAAACCAGGAAACACCGTTGTTCAAAACGATTTGAAAGAATAA
- a CDS encoding potassium channel family protein, with protein sequence MSSQKKYRFLNHFWTKESGLSGMLVLLFAMHFFIIPLFSSYSAFMIIINIFWMLFLIAGIITLSRTKKRTVLLSIIPFLFVLFNWIMVFENSPFVQLADIVLTVLTFGLLIVLVLTRVFEPGPITEYRVIGSIVVYMLLAHLWSVIYSFIYQHIPGAFQITLPPFESNTLEANFMYFSYITITTTGFGEIVPLHPFARAMVQVEAIIGVLYPVILIGRLVSNASENKSKKKEKTLPNS encoded by the coding sequence ATGTCATCACAAAAAAAATATCGTTTTTTAAATCATTTTTGGACCAAAGAAAGTGGACTCAGCGGAATGCTGGTGTTGCTTTTTGCGATGCATTTTTTTATAATTCCGTTGTTTAGTAGTTATTCAGCCTTTATGATTATTATCAACATATTTTGGATGTTGTTTCTAATTGCTGGAATTATTACTTTATCCAGAACCAAAAAGAGAACTGTATTACTGTCGATTATACCCTTTTTATTTGTCCTTTTTAACTGGATTATGGTTTTTGAAAACAGTCCGTTTGTGCAATTGGCAGATATAGTTTTAACGGTGCTGACTTTTGGGTTATTGATTGTATTGGTTTTAACCAGAGTCTTTGAGCCAGGACCTATTACCGAATATAGAGTTATTGGTTCAATAGTAGTTTACATGCTTTTAGCACATCTGTGGTCTGTTATTTACTCGTTTATTTATCAGCATATTCCGGGCGCTTTCCAAATTACTTTGCCTCCATTTGAAAGCAATACTTTAGAAGCTAATTTTATGTATTTTAGTTATATTACAATTACCACAACAGGATTTGGAGAAATTGTGCCCTTGCATCCTTTTGCACGCGCTATGGTACAAGTCGAAGCTATAATAGGAGTATTGTATCCTGTAATTTTAATAGGCCGTCTTGTATCAAATGCCAGTGAAAATAAATCTAAAAAGAAAGAAAAAACATTACCCAATTCATAA
- a CDS encoding MFS transporter: MISIKKGSIFTLVGLYVLTIPFFNALNVTSYDNSQILGHFGASTIAFTYSTYIPFFAMLGFLPLSLKIGKQIKIRTMILSVSFLSLICNTATLYATTIEWFTVWRSLLAILSIIGIFASLLPILMKYNPVFNMPILYGIVQFIMQGSKQLYQYFGTQMTSIHNWTFGVYFLNINFLIAIVLAWIFYKKDIAPMKTPFQFDWRGWIIILLFFTIVLFLCAEGQTRNWLSDPKVAMAFAFLLIIVGVYLIHVRLTQAPIINTDVYKYKNVVLGSLLFFYTGMMNGTGGIVTGFMTNILGFDTIYVARTHLAILIGLFIAIPLSTYLLFKRIYLSTIWVVGFACYGMYHAILYFRFYPEIDSADFFGPFIFKGLAIGFLYPAASLYISENVPKPLGDSRMMSGVIARVIFASLLGGAILGTFISNLNVQHKTGLSQQLTALNPLAQAQLNKSKNYYLSQGLSAAEAQKNAEKNLSNQTAKSSMMLAYKDIYLVMSALCFFPILILLLFKMARRPIGSVAVEPIPF; the protein is encoded by the coding sequence ATGATTTCAATCAAAAAAGGAAGTATTTTTACTCTTGTAGGACTTTATGTTCTTACGATTCCTTTTTTTAATGCGTTGAATGTAACCTCTTATGACAATTCACAAATATTAGGACATTTTGGTGCTTCTACTATCGCTTTTACGTATTCAACCTATATTCCATTTTTTGCCATGTTGGGATTTTTACCCCTGAGCTTGAAAATTGGAAAACAAATTAAGATAAGAACTATGATTTTATCAGTTAGTTTCTTGTCACTTATTTGCAATACAGCTACTTTGTATGCGACGACTATTGAGTGGTTTACCGTTTGGCGTTCACTATTAGCAATTTTATCTATTATTGGAATTTTTGCTTCATTACTTCCAATACTTATGAAATACAATCCCGTCTTCAATATGCCTATTTTGTACGGAATTGTTCAATTTATTATGCAGGGCAGCAAGCAGTTGTATCAATATTTTGGAACACAAATGACGAGTATTCACAATTGGACTTTTGGAGTTTATTTTTTAAATATTAATTTTTTAATAGCTATTGTTTTGGCTTGGATATTTTATAAAAAAGATATAGCTCCAATGAAAACCCCGTTTCAATTTGATTGGAGAGGCTGGATTATCATACTATTATTTTTTACAATTGTGCTTTTTCTTTGCGCCGAAGGACAAACTCGCAATTGGTTAAGTGATCCAAAAGTAGCTATGGCATTTGCTTTTTTACTGATTATAGTTGGAGTTTATTTGATTCACGTTCGATTAACCCAAGCTCCTATAATCAATACCGATGTTTACAAATACAAAAATGTAGTTCTTGGTTCTCTTCTTTTTTTTTATACCGGGATGATGAATGGAACAGGAGGGATAGTAACGGGTTTTATGACCAATATTTTGGGTTTTGATACAATTTATGTGGCGAGAACTCATTTGGCGATTCTCATTGGTCTTTTTATCGCCATTCCATTATCGACTTATCTTTTGTTCAAGAGAATTTATCTTTCTACAATTTGGGTTGTAGGTTTTGCTTGTTACGGAATGTATCATGCCATCCTTTATTTCAGATTTTATCCAGAAATAGACTCGGCTGATTTTTTCGGACCTTTTATTTTCAAAGGATTGGCTATTGGCTTTTTGTATCCTGCAGCCTCGCTTTATATTTCCGAAAATGTTCCAAAACCTTTGGGAGACTCCCGAATGATGAGCGGTGTTATTGCCCGTGTCATTTTTGCATCATTATTGGGAGGAGCAATTTTAGGAACCTTTATCTCCAATCTGAATGTACAGCACAAAACAGGTCTAAGTCAGCAATTAACTGCTTTAAACCCTTTGGCGCAAGCCCAATTGAATAAATCAAAGAATTATTACTTAAGTCAGGGATTATCGGCTGCCGAAGCACAAAAGAATGCCGAAAAAAATCTTTCGAATCAAACCGCTAAGTCATCAATGATGCTGGCGTACAAAGATATTTATCTGGTCATGTCGGCATTGTGTTTCTTCCCCATATTGATACTTTTATTGTTCAAAATGGCTCGAAGACCAATAGGAAGTGTGGCTGTAGAACCCATTCCATTTTAA
- a CDS encoding HlyD family secretion protein encodes MSEENESNEIALKSEKKRNRILTVLSFIFILIGGIWILSLFFDFHRYETTNNAQVESYISSVTARATGHIVEIRFEANQFVHKGDTLVILDDEEFRIKVKQAEADLAVAEGNLHSLEQSIVTASSNQGVVKDKLEGDRANLDKAEKDYHRFKNMYADSAVTLNQYEQVISKLQSTKSYLKAAEKELLASGSMTEQSSINLESARATVARRRADLENAKLQLSYTHIMALSDGYVGERTISVGELINANQVVATLVLNQKLWVTANFKETQIEKIKQGQEVTITIDALDNKEFKGKVTGFSPATGAKFSMVEPDNSTGNFVKITQRIPVKIDFEASAKELEEVKPGMNVSVEVKK; translated from the coding sequence ATGAGCGAAGAAAATGAAAGTAATGAAATTGCTTTGAAAAGCGAAAAAAAGAGAAATAGAATATTAACTGTTCTTTCTTTTATTTTTATACTAATTGGAGGTATTTGGATATTGAGTTTATTCTTCGACTTCCATCGCTATGAAACAACAAATAATGCTCAAGTAGAATCCTATATCAGCAGTGTGACAGCCAGAGCCACAGGGCATATTGTAGAAATACGTTTTGAAGCCAATCAGTTTGTGCATAAAGGAGATACTTTGGTAATTCTTGATGATGAAGAATTTAGAATAAAAGTAAAACAAGCCGAAGCAGATTTGGCTGTCGCCGAAGGAAATCTACATTCGTTAGAACAATCTATTGTTACAGCAAGTTCAAATCAAGGAGTAGTCAAAGATAAATTAGAAGGAGACAGAGCAAATCTTGACAAAGCTGAAAAAGATTACCACCGTTTCAAAAATATGTATGCCGATTCAGCTGTAACGCTCAATCAATATGAGCAGGTAATCTCAAAATTACAATCGACTAAATCGTATCTCAAAGCTGCCGAAAAAGAATTATTGGCAAGCGGTTCGATGACCGAACAAAGTTCTATTAATCTGGAATCTGCAAGAGCAACAGTTGCTAGAAGAAGAGCTGATTTAGAGAATGCAAAATTACAATTATCTTATACACATATTATGGCGCTTTCTGATGGTTATGTAGGGGAGAGGACTATTTCTGTTGGCGAATTAATCAATGCTAATCAAGTGGTTGCGACTTTAGTTTTAAATCAAAAGTTATGGGTTACTGCCAATTTTAAAGAAACTCAAATTGAAAAAATCAAGCAAGGTCAGGAAGTTACAATTACCATCGATGCGCTTGATAACAAAGAATTCAAAGGAAAAGTGACAGGTTTCTCACCTGCAACAGGAGCTAAATTTTCTATGGTGGAACCTGATAATTCTACAGGAAATTTTGTCAAAATCACACAGCGAATTCCTGTGAAAATTGATTTTGAAGCTTCTGCAAAAGAATTGGAAGAGGTTAAGCCTGGTATGAATGTTTCTGTTGAGGTAAAAAAATAA
- a CDS encoding TolC family protein: protein MSCSILKNIKSDFFILIITCFIGGVGYTQNDETVRIIKLDEAIQLGIQNNNQIKLANSDVVIANENLSQTKIAKTPILGLNMGYNYIGNPKIYDGFYEKSIDVDYFNHQASASFLASMPLYYGGVINNQIDKQKLIVSMQESVVKMTETEIKQTITSQFFTLEKLYKQIEVTKQNIINTELRIKQLKSRVENGQNLKSDLLRTELQQSNFEVSVFRSTNSIELISNYLDILTGLPTNTKLKPVLDGILIPKTDSSLDESLSEAYQNRYEIKRSEINVKIAESSLDITKSGFKPNINANLLLNTQYPAQWPNYTTNTLNYWGAGVSLNWDVSSFYNIKHRINSDQEQINKSNIALEATKDVINQDVKSAFVRFAESVKNISTFKKDVDLALSNYKIVKSRYDNDFAVISDIVDAELQLNEAKISLNNANIDSIIQYYFLQYAMGKL, encoded by the coding sequence ATGAGTTGTTCAATTTTAAAAAATATAAAAAGTGATTTTTTCATTTTAATAATTACTTGTTTTATTGGAGGAGTTGGATATACTCAAAATGATGAAACGGTCAGAATTATTAAACTGGATGAAGCCATACAGTTAGGAATTCAGAATAACAATCAAATTAAATTAGCCAACTCTGATGTTGTAATTGCTAATGAAAATTTGAGTCAGACCAAAATTGCCAAAACCCCGATTTTAGGACTAAACATGGGGTATAATTATATTGGGAATCCTAAAATTTATGATGGTTTTTATGAAAAGAGTATTGATGTTGATTATTTTAATCATCAAGCTTCAGCCTCTTTTTTAGCATCAATGCCATTGTATTATGGGGGTGTGATTAACAATCAAATTGATAAACAAAAATTGATTGTCAGTATGCAGGAATCGGTTGTAAAAATGACCGAGACAGAAATTAAACAAACCATTACCTCACAGTTTTTTACACTCGAAAAGTTATACAAACAAATTGAAGTAACGAAGCAAAATATTATCAATACGGAGTTACGAATCAAGCAATTAAAATCAAGGGTTGAAAATGGTCAAAACCTGAAAAGTGATTTACTAAGAACTGAATTGCAGCAATCTAATTTTGAAGTGTCCGTTTTTCGTAGTACCAATTCGATTGAGTTAATCAGCAATTATTTGGATATACTAACTGGGTTGCCTACTAATACTAAATTGAAGCCTGTTTTAGACGGTATTTTAATTCCTAAAACAGATTCTAGTTTGGACGAAAGTTTGTCTGAAGCTTATCAAAATAGATATGAAATCAAACGTTCGGAAATCAATGTTAAAATAGCTGAATCATCTTTGGATATTACCAAGAGTGGTTTCAAACCCAATATCAATGCTAATTTATTATTGAATACTCAATATCCTGCGCAATGGCCAAATTACACTACTAATACCCTAAATTATTGGGGAGCTGGAGTTTCACTCAATTGGGATGTTTCAAGTTTCTACAATATAAAACATCGAATTAACAGTGATCAGGAGCAAATTAACAAAAGTAATATCGCTCTTGAAGCAACCAAAGATGTGATCAATCAAGATGTAAAATCAGCTTTTGTTCGTTTTGCTGAAAGCGTGAAGAATATTTCGACTTTTAAAAAAGATGTGGATTTAGCATTGAGTAATTACAAAATAGTAAAAAGCCGTTATGACAATGATTTTGCCGTGATTAGTGACATTGTTGATGCTGAATTACAACTGAATGAAGCCAAAATTTCATTAAACAATGCCAATATAGATTCAATAATCCAATATTATTTCTTGCAATACGCAATGGGTAAACTTTAA
- a CDS encoding transporter, which yields MSLFFISNLLNAQDLEPRAYANMPKDGNVIVASYGYMKGDVVSEATLPIDDFIITSNNFGVGYLHTFGLANKLARVQVALPFVLMDGHATVNGDKITGNRNGFGDMRIRLGINLLGSPALGRKEFSQYQQKTIFGVSLVTSVPIGLYYPDKRINIGTNRWGFKPEAGVSKRFEHIYTEFYSGVWFYTQNKEYLGDNVLKQDPVLNFQGHVCYYFKNQMWLGVNGTWFSGGKTAVDELPAGSVINSSRIGATWSMPLSRSQSIKLQFNTGVFKDLGLNYDSVTFSYQYVFF from the coding sequence ATGAGTCTTTTTTTTATTAGCAATTTATTAAATGCACAAGATCTGGAGCCCAGAGCTTATGCAAACATGCCAAAAGACGGTAATGTTATTGTAGCAAGTTACGGTTATATGAAAGGAGATGTGGTATCAGAAGCAACATTACCAATTGACGATTTTATTATTACAAGTAATAATTTTGGAGTCGGTTATTTACATACTTTTGGTTTAGCTAATAAATTAGCAAGAGTCCAAGTTGCTCTCCCTTTTGTACTTATGGATGGTCACGCTACGGTAAATGGGGATAAAATAACTGGGAACAGAAATGGTTTTGGAGATATGCGCATTAGACTTGGAATTAATTTGTTGGGTTCACCAGCATTAGGTAGAAAAGAATTTAGTCAATACCAGCAAAAGACAATATTTGGAGTAAGTTTGGTTACTTCAGTTCCTATAGGTCTCTATTATCCTGATAAAAGAATTAATATTGGTACTAATCGTTGGGGATTTAAACCTGAAGCGGGTGTTTCAAAACGTTTTGAGCATATTTATACAGAATTTTATTCTGGAGTTTGGTTTTATACCCAAAACAAAGAATATCTTGGAGATAATGTTTTAAAACAAGACCCTGTGTTAAATTTTCAAGGACATGTTTGTTATTATTTTAAAAATCAAATGTGGCTTGGTGTGAATGGGACTTGGTTTAGTGGAGGAAAAACCGCTGTTGATGAATTGCCTGCGGGAAGTGTTATCAATAGTTCCAGAATTGGAGCAACATGGTCCATGCCTTTGTCTAGAAGTCAATCGATTAAATTGCAGTTTAACACGGGGGTTTTCAAAGATTTAGGATTAAATTACGATTCGGTTACTTTTTCTTACCAATATGTTTTCTTTTAA
- a CDS encoding BamA/TamA family outer membrane protein — MLKFFAPFVFIFFLNQSLVNAQINSDSSSVCPPKTIFDLFKKKDSLIVVKPIKNSFFLIIPIIGVQPATGFSYGATAQYTFKGQDVLDKYSSANIGVVFTTKKQLMVNIKNNILLKNNKIYLSGDSRMYVFTQPNYGLGTNNISSDKKDPDFDIESIEEPMDYNYFKFHQTISWEVKKNFYIGGGLNIDWYSSIVDEDLDVENGKFTDHYNYSIKNGFNDKEYFVNGLSLNFIYDSRDNQINSRKGWYANLNYRFNSALFNEQKGSNILYTEFRYFLPLDPKKEHFILGFWTFGQFVTKGVVPYLNLPAIGWDQRNRSGEGYTQGLFRGNNLAYLQVELRFPITCSQTLSGTVFTNYTTASNKNEHVGLFEYIQPAFGVGLRLLIDKATRTNLVLDYAAGNHFNGVYLNAGETF; from the coding sequence ATGTTAAAATTTTTTGCTCCTTTTGTATTTATTTTCTTTTTGAATCAAAGTTTGGTTAATGCTCAAATTAATTCAGACAGTAGTAGTGTTTGTCCTCCCAAAACAATTTTTGATTTATTTAAAAAGAAAGATTCGCTCATTGTAGTAAAGCCAATTAAAAACAGTTTTTTTCTTATAATTCCTATAATTGGGGTACAACCCGCCACTGGATTTAGTTATGGAGCGACAGCTCAATATACTTTTAAAGGTCAAGACGTTCTTGATAAATATTCATCTGCAAATATTGGAGTGGTTTTTACAACCAAAAAACAGTTGATGGTTAATATTAAAAACAATATTCTGTTAAAAAACAATAAAATTTACTTAAGTGGGGATTCTAGAATGTATGTTTTTACTCAGCCTAATTATGGTTTAGGTACCAATAATATCTCAAGCGACAAAAAAGATCCAGATTTCGATATTGAATCAATTGAAGAGCCAATGGATTATAATTATTTTAAGTTTCATCAAACGATTTCTTGGGAAGTAAAGAAGAATTTTTATATTGGAGGAGGCCTTAATATTGATTGGTATTCTTCCATCGTTGATGAAGATCTCGATGTTGAAAATGGAAAATTTACGGATCATTACAATTATAGTATTAAGAATGGATTTAATGATAAGGAGTATTTTGTAAATGGGCTAAGTCTTAATTTTATTTATGATTCAAGAGATAATCAAATTAATTCAAGGAAAGGTTGGTATGCAAATTTAAACTATAGGTTTAATTCAGCTTTATTTAACGAACAAAAAGGGAGTAATATATTGTATACGGAATTCAGATATTTTTTGCCACTAGACCCTAAAAAAGAGCATTTTATTTTAGGTTTTTGGACTTTTGGACAATTTGTGACTAAGGGTGTGGTGCCTTATTTAAATTTGCCAGCAATAGGTTGGGACCAACGAAATCGAAGTGGAGAAGGATATACTCAAGGATTGTTTAGAGGGAATAATTTGGCATATTTACAAGTAGAGTTGCGATTTCCAATTACCTGTAGTCAAACTCTTAGTGGAACAGTTTTTACAAATTACACAACCGCTAGTAATAAGAATGAGCATGTTGGTCTTTTTGAATACATCCAGCCAGCATTTGGGGTTGGATTAAGACTTTTAATAGATAAAGCTACTCGAACTAATCTTGTTTTAGATTATGCAGCGGGAAATCATTTTAATGGAGTTTATTTGAATGCAGGCGAAACTTTTTGA
- a CDS encoding DUF4251 domain-containing protein, which yields MKTIITTLFLSFSVLIGFAQEKTKQQIKEEQKAVKQKEIDALVQSKEYEFEAIMAYPQGTRSIDLTTNSNYLRFQKDTIHSEMPFFGRAYSGVGYGGDAGLSFKGAIKDYSLKKEKKSYTIKATVKGDNDSYDIFLTVYFDGGANLLINSTNRSAISYRGNIGKLKVVK from the coding sequence ATGAAAACAATAATAACAACTCTTTTTCTTTCTTTTTCGGTATTGATTGGTTTTGCTCAAGAAAAAACAAAACAACAAATAAAAGAAGAACAAAAAGCTGTAAAGCAAAAAGAAATAGATGCTTTAGTTCAATCAAAAGAATATGAATTTGAAGCAATAATGGCCTATCCTCAAGGAACTAGAAGTATTGATTTGACTACAAACTCTAATTATTTACGATTCCAAAAAGATACTATTCATAGTGAAATGCCATTTTTTGGACGAGCTTATAGTGGTGTTGGCTATGGAGGAGATGCAGGATTAAGTTTTAAAGGAGCTATTAAAGATTATTCTTTAAAAAAAGAAAAAAAAAGTTATACAATTAAAGCTACCGTAAAAGGAGATAACGATTCATATGATATTTTTTTGACAGTATATTTTGATGGAGGTGCTAATCTGTTAATCAATTCTACAAATCGTAGTGCAATTAGTTATAGAGGGAATATAGGTAAACTTAAAGTTGTAAAATAG
- a CDS encoding META domain-containing protein, with amino-acid sequence MKKIMALIVFICINFTSCTTKKTTLETTSLEGTWQLNYITGPKIAFDGLYPNKKPTIVFDIINNKVAGNNSCNQYFGALILDGSKIDFKEAKMGMTMMACQGNGDSFYMEILQKIETYTITDEGKTLNLLVGDIVMMRFNHQK; translated from the coding sequence ATGAAGAAAATAATGGCTCTCATAGTGTTTATTTGCATAAATTTTACTTCCTGCACGACAAAAAAAACTACTTTAGAAACAACTTCACTCGAAGGGACTTGGCAGCTAAATTATATAACTGGACCTAAAATTGCTTTTGATGGTTTGTATCCTAATAAAAAACCAACAATTGTATTTGATATTATAAATAATAAAGTTGCGGGGAATAATAGTTGTAATCAATACTTTGGAGCATTAATTCTAGATGGTTCAAAAATTGATTTTAAAGAAGCTAAAATGGGTATGACAATGATGGCTTGTCAAGGTAATGGAGACTCATTCTATATGGAAATTTTACAGAAAATAGAAACATATACCATAACAGACGAGGGTAAAACCTTAAACTTATTGGTAGGTGATATTGTGATGATGCGATTCAATCACCAAAAATAA
- a CDS encoding superoxide dismutase family protein: MKKIIFSIALIIIAIIGCKPKSNSSDSKSLNIAFESKSNSNVTGTATFIEKNGKVTFVAKIAGLKPGIHAIHIHEKSDCSAADGSSAGGHWNPTFKKHGKWGEAEYHKGDIGNFTADEKGNGTITLTTDEWCIGCGDAAKDILGKGLIVHQGADDFVSQPAGNAGARVACSAIIK; encoded by the coding sequence ATGAAAAAAATAATCTTCTCTATCGCACTTATCATTATTGCAATCATTGGTTGTAAACCAAAAAGCAATTCAAGCGATTCTAAAAGTTTAAACATAGCTTTCGAATCTAAAAGTAATAGTAATGTTACTGGAACAGCTACATTCATTGAAAAAAATGGCAAAGTAACATTTGTAGCCAAAATTGCTGGATTAAAACCAGGAATCCATGCTATTCATATTCACGAGAAATCAGATTGTTCTGCAGCAGATGGAAGTTCAGCAGGAGGACACTGGAATCCTACTTTCAAAAAACACGGAAAATGGGGTGAAGCAGAATATCACAAGGGAGATATTGGTAATTTTACTGCAGATGAAAAAGGAAATGGCACTATAACATTAACAACAGATGAATGGTGTATTGGTTGTGGAGATGCCGCAAAAGACATTCTAGGAAAAGGACTTATTGTACATCAAGGAGCTGATGATTTTGTAAGCCAACCTGCAGGGAATGCTGGAGCAAGAGTTGCTTGTTCTGCAATTATCAAATAA
- a CDS encoding YdeI family protein: protein MKEKEQHYFKDAATWREWLHHNHDSSVGVYLIFYKVNSPFESMRWEDAVQVAICYGWIDSTVKNIDEHSRKQLFTPRKIKSVWSKLNKTYIEKLTAGNLMHESGLAKIEIAKQNGSWTSLDAVEDLIIPEDLTLAFKQNKIAHENYLNFSPSYRKSYLYWLNQAKREETRSNRITTIIDLCAQNKKSRD, encoded by the coding sequence TTGAAAGAGAAAGAACAGCATTATTTTAAAGACGCAGCAACTTGGCGAGAATGGTTACATCATAATCATGATTCGTCAGTTGGTGTGTATTTAATTTTTTATAAAGTGAATAGCCCTTTCGAAAGTATGCGTTGGGAAGATGCTGTTCAAGTTGCTATTTGTTATGGTTGGATTGATTCGACCGTAAAAAATATTGACGAACACAGCAGAAAACAACTATTTACTCCAAGAAAAATTAAAAGCGTTTGGAGTAAACTCAACAAAACTTATATTGAAAAACTTACCGCTGGTAATTTGATGCATGAAAGTGGGTTAGCTAAAATTGAAATTGCCAAACAAAATGGTTCTTGGACGTCTTTAGACGCTGTTGAAGATCTAATAATCCCAGAAGATCTAACATTAGCATTCAAACAAAATAAAATCGCACACGAGAATTACTTAAACTTTAGTCCTTCATACCGTAAAAGCTATCTATACTGGCTTAATCAAGCTAAAAGAGAAGAAACCAGAAGCAATAGAATTACGACAATAATTGATCTTTGTGCTCAAAATAAAAAATCAAGAGATTAA